One window of the Streptomyces sp. NBC_00259 genome contains the following:
- a CDS encoding FtsX-like permease family protein yields the protein MWRLSVRSVCHYWALFAGTFIALALGVALIGVSAAALAATWNVPQPSGSGNPSITLKDGEGTSHTLITGAPDMGGIQTVLVMAAVVSAFVTVFVIAGTGAFSVALRRRDMGLLRLVGAGGPQVRRMVIGESVAVAVPATLVGCAAAAVATPLALSGLNGTGLSPIDMRTGALGGPLLFAAACGFAIAVLGATAASRQAARTGPAEALREADLDSRAMTTGRGTTGVLLLISGAVMLALAPGAGSEAATPLALFGPMALTLSTALLGPLYLPPLVRLLTAGLKRTQSVSGLLAVEAVVTSRRRTASLVGPVLAIVAIVGTFTSVLATTGATVTADDRQRTAGQLVVEPVSPDSGEGLNPDVLTKLRVQPGVRAVSAPAPLDVAVAGPYSAWQDDAAVADVPDLARTHRVSALEGSVRALAPGTVAVSKEFSDWYGVHAGDRLTYGRFGGEPVTAEVTAVLDGGSAVPHLVLAPGTSGAAAPQRATVLLEETQAGAVEATAARLNSELRDVGVKVTPTADWFGHSTSDQDRLNDLVLLVLIGPASVYALIAVAGTLVMSYSRRGREIAGMRMVGVSEEQLRRMALWESLTTTLVGAGIAAVVITLGLWAYRGALKATYGTVDISVPWAVLAGLVAACLAVAIAVAVSATRRLAGRGAVAVLNTRQ from the coding sequence ATGTGGCGTCTGTCCGTACGCTCGGTATGCCATTACTGGGCGCTGTTCGCGGGAACCTTCATCGCGCTGGCCCTCGGCGTGGCGCTGATCGGGGTGTCGGCTGCGGCGCTGGCCGCGACCTGGAACGTGCCGCAGCCTTCCGGCTCCGGTAACCCCTCCATCACCCTCAAGGACGGCGAGGGCACGAGCCACACGCTGATCACCGGCGCCCCCGACATGGGCGGGATACAGACCGTACTCGTGATGGCCGCTGTCGTCTCCGCCTTCGTCACGGTCTTCGTCATCGCCGGAACCGGCGCGTTCAGCGTCGCCCTGCGCCGCCGGGACATGGGCCTGCTGCGGCTGGTCGGCGCGGGCGGGCCGCAGGTACGGCGCATGGTGATCGGCGAGTCGGTGGCGGTGGCGGTACCCGCCACCCTCGTGGGCTGCGCGGCGGCGGCCGTCGCCACACCGCTTGCACTGAGCGGCCTCAACGGCACCGGCCTGTCGCCCATCGACATGCGCACCGGTGCGCTCGGCGGACCCCTGCTGTTCGCCGCGGCCTGCGGTTTCGCCATCGCCGTACTCGGCGCGACGGCCGCCTCCCGGCAGGCCGCGCGCACCGGGCCCGCCGAGGCGCTGCGCGAGGCCGATCTCGACTCCCGGGCGATGACCACCGGACGCGGGACGACGGGTGTCCTGCTGCTCATCAGCGGCGCCGTGATGCTCGCCCTGGCCCCGGGCGCCGGCTCGGAGGCGGCCACTCCGCTGGCTCTCTTCGGCCCGATGGCGCTGACCCTGTCGACGGCGCTGCTGGGCCCCCTGTATCTCCCGCCCCTGGTAAGGCTGTTGACCGCCGGGCTGAAGCGGACCCAGTCGGTCTCCGGCCTCCTGGCGGTGGAAGCGGTCGTCACCTCCAGGCGCCGGACCGCCTCACTGGTCGGACCGGTCCTCGCCATCGTGGCCATCGTCGGCACCTTCACCTCGGTGCTGGCCACCACCGGCGCCACCGTCACCGCCGACGACCGGCAGCGAACAGCGGGCCAGTTGGTGGTGGAACCCGTCTCGCCCGACTCGGGCGAGGGCCTGAACCCCGACGTGCTGACCAAGCTGCGCGTTCAGCCGGGTGTGCGTGCCGTATCGGCGCCCGCTCCGCTGGACGTCGCGGTGGCCGGGCCGTACTCGGCATGGCAGGACGACGCGGCCGTCGCCGATGTACCGGACCTGGCCCGTACCCACAGGGTCAGCGCGCTGGAGGGCAGTGTCCGGGCGCTCGCGCCGGGCACGGTCGCGGTCTCCAAGGAGTTCTCCGACTGGTACGGCGTCCATGCGGGCGACCGCCTCACCTACGGGCGCTTCGGCGGCGAACCGGTCACGGCCGAAGTGACAGCCGTGCTGGACGGCGGCTCGGCGGTGCCGCACCTGGTCCTTGCGCCCGGCACGAGTGGAGCGGCGGCGCCACAGCGGGCGACGGTCCTGCTCGAGGAGACGCAGGCCGGCGCCGTCGAGGCGACGGCGGCACGGCTGAACAGCGAACTACGGGACGTGGGCGTCAAGGTAACACCCACCGCGGACTGGTTCGGCCACTCCACCAGTGACCAGGACCGGCTCAACGACCTGGTCCTGCTGGTACTGATCGGACCCGCCTCGGTGTACGCGCTGATCGCGGTGGCCGGCACCTTGGTCATGTCCTACAGCCGACGGGGCAGGGAGATCGCCGGGATGCGCATGGTCGGCGTCAGCGAGGAACAACTGCGCCGGATGGCCCTGTGGGAGAGCCTGACCACCACCCTGGTCGGCGCGGGCATCGCCGCCGTCGTGATCACCCTCGGCCTGTGGGCATACCGGGGAGCGCTGAAGGCCACGTACGGAACGGTCGACATCAGCGTCCCCTGGGCAGTTCTCGCTGGACTGGTCGCCGCGTGCCTCGCGGTCGCCATCGCCGTGGCGGTCTCCGCGACGCGGCGCCTGGCCGGCCGAGGCGCCGTTGCCGTGCTCAACACACGCCAATGA
- a CDS encoding response regulator transcription factor has protein sequence MRVALAEDSALLRVGMARLLADEGIEVVASLGDTENILQVIRELAPDVAIMDVRMPPTYTDEGIRAAREVQLVCPSTAVLVLSQYIEHAYAEELLRNAPAGSGYLLKQRVGDFDEFLSALKRVAKGETVLDPEIFKQFVGNPRERRATDLLTSRERQVLELVATGLTNSGIVKRLGISERAVEKHVTSILGKLQIPASGENHRRVLAVLDYLRGMERNREAEAPAL, from the coding sequence ATGCGCGTTGCATTGGCCGAAGATTCCGCCCTGTTGCGGGTGGGGATGGCAAGGTTGCTGGCGGACGAAGGTATCGAGGTCGTCGCATCATTGGGCGACACCGAGAACATTCTCCAAGTAATCCGCGAACTCGCTCCCGACGTGGCGATCATGGATGTCCGGATGCCGCCCACCTACACCGACGAGGGCATCCGAGCGGCCCGCGAGGTCCAATTAGTCTGCCCGAGCACGGCAGTTCTGGTTCTGTCCCAGTACATCGAGCATGCCTACGCGGAAGAGCTCCTGCGCAACGCCCCCGCTGGCTCCGGCTATCTGCTGAAACAACGGGTCGGCGACTTCGACGAGTTCCTCTCCGCCCTCAAGCGGGTGGCCAAAGGCGAGACCGTGCTGGACCCTGAAATATTCAAACAGTTCGTCGGAAACCCCCGGGAACGCCGCGCCACCGACCTCCTCACCTCTCGCGAACGCCAGGTCCTCGAACTCGTCGCCACCGGCCTCACCAACAGCGGCATCGTCAAGCGCCTGGGCATCTCGGAACGCGCTGTGGAGAAGCACGTCACTTCAATCCTGGGTAAATTGCAGATCCCCGCCTCAGGAGAAAACCATCGCCGTGTACTGGCCGTGCTCGACTATCTACGTGGGATGGAACGCAACCGCGAAGCCGAGGCCCCTGCCCTCTGA